The proteins below come from a single Chryseobacterium nepalense genomic window:
- a CDS encoding APC family permease, with amino-acid sequence MELKIKPFPKNNYPKTGVLIRSSSPQVWLQEMELLGIDLNAVQSFAIPSQEPNVLYGCFFVFTHNAPADIGQHSYFQCFDNRLFIPENTDFYPKLIAEDWKYQDARYIIMHPDFGLVRLKEEIDWLTVLQDSVRTESGIRKPLNGIYVPQKIRSFQVHMNDDDLLEQLMNPQTDEEWMKNLPFDLKKVMEGNLEEIEKYIAYIIKYPERAVYFGVPLDIHGTSRGGWGDFNFDFGMFGMGGDPIGADKQSQNSSEKSKDSWKVLIGFIVLVVIIIFVIDSKKNNQEEIPVSQVSTDLYNDHNVETAPENKLAFESGVTKIDMVIDSLYGKERRQLIQEYEQVNGTGDVILWKIEEYRLKEKKSRDSLKNVYLKKTEDLVKLKTEGYHTKILDSIRKDPSNTMTKISQKLLADDLLEMRKRVVSDSLSRIYGTLHTTDPTVVFHKETGKKIFNTSGDVEKGKTSVSEITWMILAMMGLVAGYSYFVRKKPLYMGGEYVSEGIKMILIMILAASLLYIFYPLIKTFGYNWLVWLLIIGVIVLLYRLFSKDMDILKSGKNEK; translated from the coding sequence ATGGAACTGAAGATTAAGCCTTTTCCGAAAAATAATTACCCAAAAACTGGAGTGCTGATCAGAAGCTCCTCACCACAGGTATGGCTACAGGAAATGGAATTGCTGGGTATTGATCTTAATGCAGTTCAGTCATTTGCGATCCCTTCGCAGGAACCGAATGTTTTGTACGGATGTTTTTTTGTCTTTACTCATAATGCTCCCGCTGATATCGGGCAGCACAGTTATTTTCAATGTTTCGACAATCGATTATTTATTCCTGAAAATACCGATTTCTATCCTAAGCTTATTGCTGAAGACTGGAAATATCAGGACGCCCGATATATCATTATGCACCCGGACTTTGGGCTTGTCCGACTGAAAGAAGAGATTGACTGGCTAACCGTTTTGCAGGACTCCGTGAGGACAGAATCGGGCATTAGAAAGCCACTAAACGGAATATATGTTCCACAAAAGATCCGGAGCTTTCAGGTACATATGAATGATGACGATCTGCTGGAACAGCTGATGAATCCTCAAACGGACGAAGAATGGATGAAAAATCTTCCTTTTGATCTGAAAAAGGTAATGGAAGGAAATCTGGAAGAAATAGAAAAATATATCGCTTACATTATTAAGTATCCGGAACGGGCAGTTTATTTTGGCGTTCCGTTGGATATTCACGGGACTTCAAGAGGGGGGTGGGGAGATTTTAATTTTGATTTCGGAATGTTCGGGATGGGCGGCGACCCTATTGGTGCGGATAAGCAGTCTCAAAATTCATCTGAAAAATCGAAAGATTCGTGGAAAGTATTAATCGGATTTATAGTGCTTGTTGTTATTATCATTTTTGTGATAGATTCTAAGAAAAACAATCAGGAAGAAATCCCGGTTTCTCAGGTCTCAACAGATCTTTACAATGATCACAATGTTGAGACGGCACCTGAAAACAAGCTTGCTTTTGAATCCGGAGTTACCAAAATTGATATGGTTATCGATTCTCTGTACGGAAAAGAAAGAAGACAGCTGATACAGGAATATGAACAGGTGAATGGAACCGGAGACGTGATTTTGTGGAAGATTGAAGAGTACAGACTGAAAGAGAAAAAATCCAGAGATTCATTAAAGAATGTTTATCTTAAAAAGACAGAAGATCTGGTAAAACTTAAAACAGAAGGCTATCACACAAAAATCCTTGATTCCATCAGAAAAGATCCTTCCAATACGATGACAAAAATTTCTCAGAAACTTCTTGCTGATGATCTGTTGGAAATGAGAAAAAGAGTTGTATCTGATTCGTTGTCAAGAATCTATGGGACTTTGCATACTACAGATCCAACGGTGGTCTTCCATAAAGAAACAGGAAAGAAGATTTTTAATACATCTGGAGATGTCGAAAAAGGGAAAACTTCCGTTTCAGAAATTACCTGGATGATCCTGGCAATGATGGGTTTGGTGGCCGGGTATTCCTATTTTGTAAGGAAAAAGCCATTATATATGGGCGGTGAATATGTTTCTGAAGGAATCAAAATGATTCTCATTATGATACTTGCGGCCTCTTTGTTATATATTTTCTATCCGCTCATCAAAACATTCGGCTATAATTGGCTGGTATGGCTGCTGATTATCGGCGTTATTGTGCTTCTGTACAGATTATTCAGTAAGGATATGGACATTTTAAAATCAGGAAAGAATGAGAAATAG
- a CDS encoding metallophosphoesterase family protein produces MKQNIFFTADHHFGHANIIKFSERPFESLEHMNEELIKRWNEKIGKDDTVYHLGDFSLGKPDFTKEILDRLNGNIHLIKGNHEGAALTYPKRFASIRDYHELRIDEADNSNGKQKIILFHYSLRTWNGSHRGVWQLYGHSHGTLPDDEMALSFDVGVDCHNFYPVSYEEVKEIMNKKKWTPPFAPRN; encoded by the coding sequence ATGAAACAAAATATATTTTTTACAGCAGACCATCATTTCGGTCATGCCAATATTATAAAATTCTCCGAAAGGCCTTTTGAGTCGTTGGAGCATATGAATGAAGAACTTATTAAACGATGGAATGAGAAAATAGGTAAAGATGATACCGTCTACCATTTAGGAGATTTTAGCTTAGGCAAACCGGATTTTACCAAAGAAATTCTGGATCGTTTGAATGGAAATATTCATTTGATAAAAGGAAATCATGAAGGAGCAGCATTAACGTATCCAAAACGATTTGCGTCCATCAGGGATTACCACGAATTAAGAATTGATGAAGCCGACAACAGCAACGGCAAACAAAAAATTATTCTTTTTCATTACTCCCTCAGAACATGGAACGGCTCACACCGTGGTGTCTGGCAATTATACGGCCATTCGCACGGAACATTGCCGGATGATGAAATGGCATTAAGTTTCGATGTAGGGGTAGACTGTCATAATTTTTATCCTGTTTCCTACGAAGAAGTAAAGGAAATCATGAATAAGAAAAAATGGACTCCGCCTTTTGCACCGAGAAATTAA
- a CDS encoding soluble NSF attachment family protein, whose protein sequence is MRNRKFLDKFLVAFFVLVLFKIIAIIAQWSQQAIQDALAGVFKFIFFVCIVVVLIVLLQSKEKDPLPPVQKKYGGNGVPLDSSIFDRLKSMYEDIAEKHIQNNEYKNAAVVYMNLLKDYYRAAKTLENGEFYNEAAAVYLKKLNNKADAANCYVNAKQYDKAIILYKELQQKEKVGDLYKMIDDFENAFLFYQMVVDDYLMSYQMVKASLIYRNKMDMHQEAQKVLLRGWEENHDPLNCLQQYFDNIGDVKKLEHEILQIFGQTPSDKKIIYLEAMKQEFKKSPELRVPTRNIAYEIIAEKVTTRSEIVNELKHFNPDDEVILKDISRYKTSRNKMFRN, encoded by the coding sequence ATGAGAAATAGAAAATTTTTAGATAAATTCCTGGTTGCTTTTTTTGTACTGGTGCTTTTTAAAATAATTGCGATTATTGCACAGTGGTCACAGCAAGCGATACAGGATGCATTAGCAGGCGTATTTAAGTTTATATTTTTTGTCTGTATCGTTGTGGTATTGATTGTTTTGCTTCAAAGTAAAGAGAAAGATCCTCTGCCGCCCGTGCAGAAAAAATATGGTGGTAACGGAGTTCCTTTAGATTCATCGATATTCGATCGATTAAAAAGTATGTATGAAGATATTGCCGAAAAGCATATTCAGAATAATGAATACAAAAATGCAGCGGTCGTTTATATGAATTTGCTTAAAGATTATTACCGAGCTGCTAAAACACTGGAGAACGGCGAATTTTATAACGAAGCAGCAGCTGTCTATCTCAAAAAGCTTAATAATAAAGCGGATGCTGCAAACTGCTATGTGAACGCTAAACAGTACGACAAAGCAATTATTCTCTATAAAGAACTTCAGCAGAAAGAAAAAGTGGGCGACCTGTATAAAATGATTGATGATTTTGAAAATGCTTTTCTCTTTTATCAAATGGTTGTAGACGATTATCTAATGAGTTATCAGATGGTAAAAGCTTCCCTGATATATCGGAATAAAATGGATATGCATCAGGAAGCACAGAAAGTACTTCTCAGAGGTTGGGAAGAAAATCACGATCCGCTTAATTGCCTGCAACAGTATTTTGATAATATTGGTGATGTTAAAAAGCTTGAGCACGAAATTCTGCAAATCTTCGGACAGACGCCTTCTGATAAAAAGATCATTTACTTGGAAGCCATGAAGCAGGAATTTAAAAAATCTCCGGAGCTTCGGGTTCCTACAAGAAATATTGCGTACGAAATCATCGCTGAAAAAGTAACGACACGTTCGGAAATCGTGAATGAATTAAAACATTTCAATCCCGATGATGAGGTCATTTTAAAAGACATTTCAAGGTATAAAACAAGCAGGAATAAAATGTTCAGAAATTAA
- a CDS encoding slipin family protein — translation MIKNVHIKAYERGLVFRNGNLIDILKEGNFWIFGNKTVEIYDMKYSFKSNTDLTLLLKNEGLKDMLDVVEVKDGEIVLVYENGIFKEVLNVGQYAFWKGIFNRTFQRIDLAKVEITENISKTILENTKLKGFVRKFVITNQYKGLLLIDGKLDRVLEAGTYYFWNNEISVEAKAIDTRMQQMEIAGQELLTKDKAMLRINFYVRFQVENIVKALMENKEYDKQLYILMQLALREFVGALTLDELLLKKDFVGKEILQNLGNKAEDLGLKAADAGIRDVILTGEMKEIMNQVLIAEKKAQANTIMRREETASTRSLLNTAKLMEENEVLWKLKEMEYMEKIADKIGDITVSGNNNIVSQLKEIFAR, via the coding sequence ATGATAAAAAATGTACACATTAAAGCATACGAGAGAGGTCTTGTTTTCAGAAACGGAAACCTGATCGACATCCTGAAAGAAGGGAATTTCTGGATTTTTGGGAATAAAACGGTAGAAATCTACGATATGAAATATTCTTTTAAAAGCAATACTGATCTTACTCTTTTGCTGAAAAACGAAGGGCTGAAAGACATGCTTGATGTTGTTGAGGTAAAAGACGGTGAAATTGTGCTTGTTTACGAAAACGGGATTTTCAAAGAAGTACTGAACGTAGGACAATATGCTTTCTGGAAAGGTATTTTCAACAGAACATTTCAAAGAATCGATTTAGCGAAAGTGGAAATTACCGAAAATATTTCTAAGACAATTCTGGAAAATACAAAGCTCAAGGGTTTTGTTAGAAAATTTGTCATCACCAACCAGTATAAAGGTCTTTTGCTGATCGACGGAAAGCTGGACCGCGTTTTAGAAGCCGGAACATATTATTTCTGGAACAATGAAATTTCTGTAGAGGCAAAAGCCATCGATACCAGAATGCAGCAAATGGAAATTGCAGGCCAGGAGCTTCTGACGAAAGACAAAGCGATGCTCAGAATTAACTTTTATGTCCGTTTCCAGGTGGAAAATATTGTAAAAGCCTTAATGGAAAATAAAGAATATGATAAGCAATTGTATATTCTGATGCAGCTGGCTTTACGGGAATTTGTCGGAGCTTTAACTCTTGATGAGCTGCTTCTGAAGAAAGATTTCGTGGGAAAAGAAATTCTTCAGAACCTTGGAAATAAAGCCGAAGATCTCGGTCTGAAAGCTGCTGATGCCGGAATCCGGGATGTGATTTTAACGGGAGAAATGAAAGAGATCATGAACCAGGTTTTAATTGCTGAAAAGAAAGCTCAGGCCAACACCATTATGAGACGTGAGGAAACAGCTTCTACAAGAAGCCTGCTGAACACCGCCAAACTTATGGAAGAAAATGAAGTGCTCTGGAAGCTGAAAGAAATGGAATATATGGAGAAGATTGCTGATAAAATCGGAGATATTACCGTATCCGGAAATAATAATATTGTTTCTCAGCTTAAAGAGATTTTTGCAAGATAA
- a CDS encoding HAD family hydrolase, which yields MKTDIDIHNHSHFSFDLWLTLIKSHPEFKTKRVELFSSFFEVKKPINEVAKIVKYYDDLCNSINEVIGGNVDTFEIYLLILSALQVDIKQINKGELNEFYQKSEELFLEYKPVVIFENLHDFFDEIKNQGKTINILSNTGFIKGKTMRKFLINEDLDQYIDFHIYSDEANCSKPDPKIFQGVKNQLKNQDLDSAQILHIGDNPIADYKGAKDFGFNAHLLRPKI from the coding sequence TTGAAAACAGATATTGACATCCATAATCATTCACATTTTTCCTTTGATTTATGGCTTACCTTAATAAAATCTCACCCCGAATTTAAAACAAAAAGAGTTGAGCTCTTTTCTTCATTTTTTGAAGTGAAAAAGCCGATAAATGAAGTGGCAAAAATTGTAAAATATTACGATGATCTTTGCAATTCCATTAATGAGGTTATCGGAGGAAATGTAGATACTTTTGAAATTTATCTTCTTATTCTGAGTGCTTTACAAGTTGATATAAAACAGATTAATAAAGGTGAATTAAACGAATTCTATCAAAAAAGTGAAGAATTGTTTCTGGAATATAAACCTGTGGTGATTTTCGAAAACCTGCATGATTTTTTTGATGAAATTAAAAATCAGGGAAAAACAATTAATATACTAAGCAATACAGGTTTTATTAAAGGAAAAACAATGAGGAAATTTCTGATTAATGAAGATCTTGATCAGTACATTGATTTTCACATTTATTCTGACGAAGCCAACTGCTCCAAACCGGATCCGAAAATATTTCAGGGAGTAAAAAATCAGCTTAAAAATCAGGATTTAGATTCCGCACAGATATTACACATCGGAGACAATCCTATTGCAGACTACAAGGGGGCAAAAGATTTTGGTTTCAATGCACACTTACTTAGACCCAAAATATAA
- a CDS encoding ribonuclease H-like YkuK family protein, whose amino-acid sequence METQQQVWQNMNGKIFQNSITQLVEEAIIREQGSGYRLKVCVGSDSHVYGDVINYATAVVFIREGKGAFTFIRKEKEFQRISIKERMLNEVNKSVEIAYAICAVLDAYGVEMEVHADINTDPDFKSNVALKDAMGYILGMGYVFKAKPYAFASSNCADMMV is encoded by the coding sequence ATGGAAACGCAACAACAAGTATGGCAAAATATGAACGGAAAAATTTTCCAAAACTCTATCACACAGCTGGTAGAAGAAGCCATCATCCGCGAACAAGGCAGTGGATACCGACTGAAAGTATGTGTGGGATCAGATTCCCATGTTTACGGAGACGTTATTAATTATGCTACGGCAGTAGTTTTTATTCGCGAGGGAAAAGGAGCGTTTACCTTTATCAGAAAAGAAAAAGAATTCCAGCGCATCAGTATCAAAGAACGTATGTTGAATGAGGTGAACAAATCCGTAGAAATTGCTTATGCAATCTGCGCAGTACTGGATGCTTACGGAGTAGAAATGGAGGTGCACGCAGACATTAACACCGATCCGGATTTCAAGTCCAATGTAGCGTTAAAAGATGCCATGGGATACATTCTCGGAATGGGTTACGTATTTAAAGCAAAACCTTACGCATTCGCGAGTTCTAACTGTGCGGATATGATGGTATAA
- a CDS encoding VOC family protein, giving the protein MIKGLYETHIQVSNLENAINFYTEVLGLKLAHQDENRRIAFLWVGKDRDFMLGLWEQKENLQTRHFAFRVDKEDLLNTSVEFLKNKNLIPYNFLKNGSEKPMVFAWMPALAIYFNDPDGNQLEFISILEGKEKPELGILSYEEWLEKTS; this is encoded by the coding sequence ATGATCAAAGGATTATATGAAACCCATATCCAGGTGAGTAACCTTGAAAATGCCATCAATTTTTATACAGAAGTTTTAGGATTGAAATTAGCTCATCAGGATGAAAACCGCCGGATTGCTTTTTTATGGGTGGGAAAAGATCGAGATTTCATGCTGGGTCTCTGGGAACAGAAAGAAAACCTGCAAACGCGGCATTTTGCTTTCAGAGTAGATAAGGAAGATCTTTTGAATACATCTGTTGAGTTTCTCAAAAATAAAAATTTAATCCCCTACAACTTCCTGAAAAACGGATCTGAAAAACCTATGGTTTTTGCCTGGATGCCGGCATTGGCGATTTACTTTAATGATCCCGACGGAAATCAGCTGGAATTCATCTCTATCCTTGAAGGTAAGGAAAAACCGGAACTGGGAATTCTTTCTTACGAAGAATGGCTGGAGAAGACTTCGTGA
- a CDS encoding SulP family inorganic anion transporter codes for MKNTTALFDFSQKINFKNELLAGFTVAMTMIPESLSFAILAGLSPLTGLYAAFMMGLVTAVFGGRPGMVSGGAGATIVVLIALIKSHGIEYLFATVVLAGIFQLMVGIFKWGKFVRLIPQPVMYGFLNGLAVIIFMAQVEQFKTVNENGITGWLQGTALYVMLGLTLLTVTIVYFFPKITKVVPASLVAILIVFGIVNGFGIHTKTVADIASISGTLPHFHIPDLPFSLETLQIIFPYALVMAGVGLIESLLTLSMVDEITNTKGNANKESVAQGLANMTNGFFGGMGGCAMVAQTLVNLNAGSRARLSGIIASVTILIIILVGAPFIEKIPMAALVGVMMMVAISTFQWVSIRIVNKMPKSDIFVGITVALITIILHNLALAVLVGVVISALVFAWDNARRIRARKYTDDNGIKYYQIFGPLFFGSVTTFIDKFDPVNDPDQVVIDFRESRIVDMSAIDALDKLSKKYAEQQKTLHLKHLSEDCRKMLKNAEAVIEVNIQDDPTYKVMPEK; via the coding sequence ATGAAAAATACCACCGCTTTATTCGATTTCTCACAGAAAATAAATTTTAAAAATGAACTGCTAGCCGGCTTCACGGTTGCTATGACCATGATTCCTGAGTCACTTTCTTTTGCGATTCTGGCCGGGCTTTCACCACTTACGGGTCTCTATGCAGCATTTATGATGGGATTGGTGACCGCAGTTTTCGGCGGCCGTCCCGGAATGGTTTCCGGCGGAGCTGGCGCTACCATTGTTGTTCTTATTGCCTTAATTAAAAGCCACGGCATAGAATATCTTTTTGCCACCGTAGTTTTGGCCGGGATATTTCAGTTGATGGTAGGTATTTTTAAATGGGGTAAATTTGTAAGACTAATTCCGCAGCCTGTAATGTATGGTTTTCTGAACGGTTTGGCTGTTATTATTTTTATGGCACAGGTTGAGCAGTTTAAAACTGTAAATGAAAACGGAATCACCGGCTGGCTTCAGGGAACAGCACTGTACGTAATGCTGGGCCTCACTTTGCTTACTGTTACCATCGTTTACTTTTTTCCGAAAATCACGAAGGTGGTGCCGGCTTCTCTTGTGGCTATTCTCATTGTGTTTGGAATTGTTAACGGTTTTGGAATTCACACGAAGACTGTTGCCGATATTGCAAGCATCAGCGGAACGTTGCCACATTTTCATATTCCGGATCTTCCTTTTTCACTTGAAACATTGCAAATTATTTTTCCTTATGCACTCGTTATGGCAGGAGTCGGACTGATAGAATCACTTCTTACTTTATCAATGGTGGATGAAATTACCAATACAAAAGGAAATGCGAATAAAGAATCGGTCGCACAGGGACTTGCCAATATGACCAATGGATTTTTCGGTGGAATGGGAGGCTGTGCCATGGTTGCACAAACCCTGGTAAATCTTAATGCTGGTTCCCGGGCAAGGCTTTCCGGGATTATTGCATCCGTCACAATCTTAATTATCATCTTAGTTGGGGCTCCTTTCATAGAAAAGATTCCGATGGCGGCACTCGTTGGTGTTATGATGATGGTGGCCATCAGTACTTTTCAGTGGGTTTCTATCCGAATTGTCAATAAAATGCCGAAATCTGATATTTTTGTTGGGATTACAGTCGCTTTAATTACAATCATATTACATAATCTTGCACTTGCCGTATTGGTAGGTGTTGTTATTTCAGCATTGGTTTTTGCATGGGACAATGCCAGAAGAATCCGCGCAAGAAAATATACGGATGATAACGGAATTAAATATTATCAGATTTTCGGACCCCTGTTTTTCGGATCTGTTACTACTTTTATTGACAAATTTGATCCTGTAAACGATCCCGATCAGGTGGTAATTGATTTTAGAGAAAGCAGAATTGTGGACATGAGTGCCATTGATGCTTTAGACAAATTATCTAAAAAATACGCGGAACAACAAAAAACTTTACATTTAAAACATCTCAGCGAGGATTGTCGCAAAATGCTGAAAAACGCTGAAGCGGTAATTGAAGTCAATATTCAGGATGATCCTACGTACAAGGTAATGCCGGAGAAGTAG
- a CDS encoding phosphoribosyltransferase family protein, with protein MNKRYSLHHIHSADEFTFSPAEYSYFKYGDKSYAAKFAKELFEGFISAHEYILDTDKDIVVLPSPYMAIPTASNFLCFYFKKHLDFYLFQKGKKSSILSKINRNHTYTTDYGNLSFEDRKNLIANDTYYLDKDFLRGKLCIFIDDIKITGSHEFTVNKILDEYEVEADFLFMYYAELMNFDLDPKIENYFNYYAVKSVEHVAEVMLKPGFQFNTRIVKYILGLDSGNFDYLSSKVKKEQMDQLLELAISNNYHLIKEYENNINTLTQTELYYGY; from the coding sequence ATGAACAAACGATACAGCTTACATCACATCCATTCTGCAGATGAATTTACTTTCTCACCCGCAGAATACAGCTATTTCAAGTATGGAGACAAATCGTATGCTGCAAAATTTGCCAAAGAATTATTCGAAGGATTTATTTCAGCACATGAGTACATCCTCGATACAGATAAAGATATTGTTGTTTTGCCAAGTCCGTACATGGCAATTCCTACTGCCTCCAATTTTTTATGCTTTTACTTTAAAAAGCATCTGGATTTTTATCTGTTTCAGAAAGGAAAGAAATCAAGCATTCTCTCAAAAATCAACAGAAATCATACATACACGACGGATTATGGAAATTTGAGCTTCGAAGATCGCAAAAATCTGATTGCCAATGATACTTATTATCTTGATAAAGATTTTCTTAGAGGAAAACTTTGTATTTTTATAGACGATATCAAAATAACCGGAAGTCATGAGTTTACCGTGAATAAAATTCTTGATGAATATGAGGTAGAGGCAGATTTTTTGTTCATGTATTACGCGGAACTGATGAATTTTGACCTTGATCCGAAAATTGAAAATTATTTTAATTATTATGCGGTAAAAAGTGTAGAGCACGTCGCAGAAGTAATGCTGAAACCAGGTTTTCAGTTCAATACAAGGATTGTAAAATATATTTTAGGCCTGGATTCAGGTAATTTTGATTATCTTTCGTCTAAAGTAAAGAAAGAACAGATGGATCAGCTGTTGGAACTGGCGATCAGCAACAATTATCATTTAATAAAAGAATACGAAAACAATATTAATACATTAACACAAACTGAACTATATTATGGCTATTAA